Within Microbacterium lacus, the genomic segment CGAGAACAAGGTCGGCGCCGTGGCCCGCGCCGCAAGGGAGACGCCGTCGAAGTACGCCAACGTGCTCGCCACTACTGCCACGTCGTCACGGTGCGCACGCAGATAGCGCACGATCTCGGCATACGGGTCGCTGTCCGTGAGACCTACCGCCCGCTCGAAGTGGCAAAGGAAGGGCACATCGGCCAAACATGCCGCGACCGCGCCGTGAAGCGCCGAGGCGGCGATCGCGATTCCCCCACCCTGACTGATGCCCGCCACAGCGACTCGACCGGCGTCGACCTCGGTGCGTGTCTGGAGGAAATCGATGGCACGCACGGCATCCGTATACACACGCCGGTAGTAGTAGGTGTCGCGGTGGAGGATCCCGCGTGTCATGAACCCCGGAACGGCAGGCTCCGACCCGGCCGGATCTGGTGTGCCGCTTCCCGAGTCGCGGTGGGCGCCTTGACCGCGGGTATCGACCACAAGTGTTACATAGCCCGCGCTGGCCCACGGCAGCCATTCGTGGGGAAGACCTCGCCCGCCGCCGTAGCCCTGAAAGTGCACGATAGCCCGGCATCTCTCGGCGCCGTCGGGGACGAGCAGCCACGCGCCGACGGGATGGCCGCCGAATCCTGGGAACCGCACGTCGAAGACGCGGATGTGCGCGAACGGAGCAGGGACGGCCGTCACCACGGAACTCTGTATCGGCACCTGTCGCGCCGTGGCGATAGTACCGGTCCAGAAATCGTCGAAGTCCTCGGGCTCGGTCACGGTCGGGCGGTATCGCCGCAATTCGGCCTCGGGTAGGTCGAAGAAAGCCATCCGTGTGCGTCCGTTCCTATCGAGCGATTCGGCTGTAGGTCTCGTCAATGAGCAGCTCGTCACCGCGGAAGTACTCGCGACGGAACGTGTAGACATCGAAAACGCCCGATCGCCCGGCCTTGCGCTCGACTCCCACAAATGTGCAGCGGATGCGAATAGTGTCGCCGGCGTAGATGGTCCCATGCCATCGCACGCAGGTTTCGCCCGCGACAACCTTGCTGAAGGCGAGCGGATCGTCCAGCGCAATTCCTCCGAGACTTAACTCGTCCCGCGGGCGGACGTGCCCCATACCCAGCCCGAGTGATGCGAAGAAGTATGGGGGGCCGATGACATCGCGGTGGCCGGCGCATCGGGCCACCTCCGCATCGTGGTGCTCAAGGGCCGAGATGCCGGCGGCGAAAGCAAACCTTCGTATCGCGTCTCGCGTCACTTGCACGATCTCTTCCGCGGGTGCCGTGGTGGCGACGGGCCCGTAAACATCAGTCATCGATCCTCCAGGTCAATAGCGACCGCTCACGAGCGTCGCGCTCCCGGGCACCGTGCATTCGCATCCCCACCCGTAGCGATGGAACATCGCCCGTAGCGGCCAAGCGACCGAGCAAGCGAACGCCGTCGTGATCGTCGAGCTCGACAATCACGACGGTGAAAGGCGTCAGGTCGGCATACTCGGGCGATGGCGCTCGGTGCGTCGTCGTCCAGGAAAAGAGTGTGCCGCGAGGGGCCGCGGAATACGGCGAGAAGCGGATTCCACCGCATTCGACGCACGACGGTCGTGGCGGCCACTGCACACGTCCGCAGATCGTGCAGCGCGGTAGGGAGAGCGGCGCTCCCTCGTCGCCATGCAGGTACGGTGCGATCTCGGGCGCGATCAGCCGCGCCCGGTTATGGCGGTCGTTGTGGATCACACGGCACCTGGCCTTCCCAGCAGCGCCATCGATCCGTCGCCCCAGTCTCCCCAGCCGGTGACCGCCGCCACCCGAGGGTCATCTACTTGGCGGCCGAAAGCCTCTTGGCGCAGTTGCCTGACGGCCTCGACGACATGCGAGAGCCCGAGCAGGTGTCCTTCCGAAAGCAGGCCACCGTGTGTGTTCGTCGGCAGCAAGCCACCCAGACGAAGGGCTCCGCTACGCACGAATGAGTCCGCCTCGCCCCGCGCACAGAAGCCGGCCTCCTCCAGCTGGTGGATCACTTCGAAGGTGAAGCAGTCGTAGATCATCGCCGTGTCGACGTCCGACGGTCCGAGACCGGCCGACTCATACGCCGCCGGCGCAGCCGCGCTCAATCCGATCCGCATCCAGTCTTCTCGATTAGTCAGGTCGTCCGGACTTTGGGGCCGAGCGGAGGCGAAGGCGAGGAGAGGTATATCGCGCGCACCGGTCCTTGTGCGTGATCGCCCCCGGCTTGTCAGTACGACGGCGACGGCACCATCCGTCTCCAGAGAGCAGTCCAGCACGCGGTAGGGATCAGTCACGGTCGGGGAGCGGTCGTAATCGACCCGCGTCATTGGCCGGCCATTCATCATCGCGGCGGGATTGAGCTGCGCATGCGCTCGCATGGTCAGCGCCACCTCCGCAAGTGCATCGACGGTCGTACCGTGCAGCGCCATGTGCCGCTGGGCGATCATGGCATACCACTGGGCCGGTGAGACCCAGCCATACGGGCGCTCCAAGAGCTCCCGGAACTGCTGACCAGGCAACAGGGCAACGCGGCGGTCGATGCGGTTGACCGAGCGGCCATTGCGCGCGAAGACAATCAGGGCGATGTCGGCAGCTCCCGAGCGCAAAGCCAGCTGCCCGAGCCCTACCGCATTCAGTCCGCCGTTTCCGCCGGGCGGAGGGATTAGGTCGATGACGTCGTCTCGCAGCGCCACGGCTGCAATCAAGTCCTCGGTGAAAAGAGACCCGCCGACGGGCACGACGACTCCCACATCGCTTGCCTGCAATCCGGCGTCGTCGAGCGCGGCGCACGCGGCCTGCCGGGCGAGCGACACCACCGAGACTCCGCTTGCGCGTGTGAATGCGCTGGCGCCGACACCGGCGATCTGTATGTCGGCGTTCGTCATCTCGCCACCACTG encodes:
- a CDS encoding acetylxylan esterase; the encoded protein is MAFFDLPEAELRRYRPTVTEPEDFDDFWTGTIATARQVPIQSSVVTAVPAPFAHIRVFDVRFPGFGGHPVGAWLLVPDGAERCRAIVHFQGYGGGRGLPHEWLPWASAGYVTLVVDTRGQGAHRDSGSGTPDPAGSEPAVPGFMTRGILHRDTYYYRRVYTDAVRAIDFLQTRTEVDAGRVAVAGISQGGGIAIAASALHGAVAACLADVPFLCHFERAVGLTDSDPYAEIVRYLRAHRDDVAVVASTLAYFDGVSLAARATAPTLFSVALQDTVCPPSTVFAAFNAWDARRKEIVVWPLNGHEGGGADQWPRQVKFLAESLRAASEG
- a CDS encoding FAS1-like dehydratase domain-containing protein encodes the protein MTDVYGPVATTAPAEEIVQVTRDAIRRFAFAAGISALEHHDAEVARCAGHRDVIGPPYFFASLGLGMGHVRPRDELSLGGIALDDPLAFSKVVAGETCVRWHGTIYAGDTIRIRCTFVGVERKAGRSGVFDVYTFRREYFRGDELLIDETYSRIAR
- a CDS encoding Zn-ribbon domain-containing OB-fold protein; the encoded protein is MIHNDRHNRARLIAPEIAPYLHGDEGAPLSLPRCTICGRVQWPPRPSCVECGGIRFSPYSAAPRGTLFSWTTTHRAPSPEYADLTPFTVVIVELDDHDGVRLLGRLAATGDVPSLRVGMRMHGARERDARERSLLTWRIDD
- a CDS encoding thiolase family protein, translated to MTNADIQIAGVGASAFTRASGVSVVSLARQAACAALDDAGLQASDVGVVVPVGGSLFTEDLIAAVALRDDVIDLIPPPGGNGGLNAVGLGQLALRSGAADIALIVFARNGRSVNRIDRRVALLPGQQFRELLERPYGWVSPAQWYAMIAQRHMALHGTTVDALAEVALTMRAHAQLNPAAMMNGRPMTRVDYDRSPTVTDPYRVLDCSLETDGAVAVVLTSRGRSRTRTGARDIPLLAFASARPQSPDDLTNREDWMRIGLSAAAPAAYESAGLGPSDVDTAMIYDCFTFEVIHQLEEAGFCARGEADSFVRSGALRLGGLLPTNTHGGLLSEGHLLGLSHVVEAVRQLRQEAFGRQVDDPRVAAVTGWGDWGDGSMALLGRPGAV